A stretch of the Corylus avellana chromosome ca6, CavTom2PMs-1.0 genome encodes the following:
- the LOC132183924 gene encoding protein EARLY FLOWERING 3 has protein sequence MKRGKDDEKIMGPMFPRLHVNDTEKGGPRAPPRNKMALYEQLSIPSQRFNPGVLSHNRPNNTSSLVVPASSSQGNSLERSFHFPLHIPASAPTHWAEKFISRQSEGSGSNNSLAQLKERKKVGDEDDFIVPVFVQSGTGQCVDKTQNSIDREKLTPFSPTYSGRSVRHKNVYDEDPKLTTSPALRLRQEVRCESEECPKVNGPSHSVKSRTDPSTREKIEGLVKESNATHDQEYQDFPVTNVSSSFDIDTYSQQEFRTRSPLVDTIFVESVRDVENGNGHHHLRSISHLREDNISPIEPDNGSEYLGDRTNMSLQMGNLDKCDDVSETSMVDSISGFDISPDDVVGVIGQKHFWKARKAIVNQQRVFAVQVFELHRLIKVQQLIAESPNLLLEDGAFLGKASLTVTPAKKLPLKYVLKPPSHIVKGKDNSENPNHKMEFSAENAVGKTCLSSVKNGSQPSNYGPYPGHLQPATMATGNNMGPWSFHQSPGHQWLIPVVSPSEGLIYKPYPGPGYMGTVCGGAGPFSPAPLTGNFMNPAYGVPASPHHQGIGNLPGTTPLGHSYLPLYGMPVMNPAMSGSAVEQVSQFTGTVPHDQSQFSGGRTNSNTPHRSSCNVPNQKHGAISQVAKFQASKDSELQGSTASSPCERSRGVGTGYSSEGRDALPLFPRDPVVPEAASQPRETADQPTRVIKVVPHNPRSATESAARIFQSIQEERKQHDSV, from the exons atgaaaagagGGAAAGATGACGAGAAGATCATGGGGCCCATGTTCCCGAGGCTTCATGTTAATGATACAGAGAAAGGAGGGCCAAGAGCACCTCCAAGGAATAAGATGGCTCTTTATGAACAGCTAAGTATTCCCTCTCAGAGGTTCAATCCTGGGGTCCTGTCTCATAACCGTCCAAATAACACTAGCAGTTTGGTTGTCCCCGCATCCTCGAGCCAG GGGAATAGCCTTGAAAGAAGTTTTCACTTCCCGCTTCACATACCTGCATCAGCACCCACTCATTGGGCTGAGAAATTTATAAGTCGGCAGTCTGAAGGATCAGGTTCGAACAATTCATTGGCACAACTCAAGGAGAGGAAAAAAGTAGGAGATGAAGACGACTTTATTGTTCCTGTATTTGTTCAATCAGGAACAGGGCAATGCGTTGATAAAACTCAAAACAGTATTGATAGGGAAAAACTCACTCCCTTCAGCCCTACTTATTCTGGTCGCTCTGTAAGACACAAAAATGTTTATGATGAAGATCCAAAATTAACTACCTCCCCAGCTCTCAGATTGAGGCAAGAAGTGAGATGTGAGAGTGAAGAGTGCCCAAAAGTGAATGGGCCCAGTCATTCAGTAAAATCTAGAACAGATCCATCAACCAGAGAAAAGATTGAAGGGCTTGTGAAGGAATCCAATGCAACTCATGATCAAGAGTATCAAGATTTCCCTGTGACGAATGTTAGCAGTTCATTTGATATTGATACTTATTCACAACAAGAGTTCAGAACCAGGTCGCCACTGGTTGACACTATATTTGTTGAGTCTGTAAGGGATGTAGAGAACGGAAATGGTCACCACCACCTAAGAAGCATCTCTCACTTGAGAGAGGACAATATCAGTCCCATTGAGCCTGATAATGGCAGTGAATATCTTGGGGACAGGACAAACATGTCACTACAAATGGGAAACTTAGACAAATGTGATGATGTCTCTGAGACCTCCATGGTGGATTCTATATCGGGCTTTGATATCTCTCCAGATGATGTCGTAGGAGTAATAGGTCAGAAACATTTCTGGAAAGCAAGAAAAGCGATTGTCAA TCAGCAAAGAGTGTTTGCAGTTCAAGTATTTGAGTTGCATAGACTGATAAAG GTCCAACAACTGATTGCTGAATCACCGAATCTTTTGCTTGAAGATGGTGCTTTTCTGGGCAAAGCTTCATTGACGGTTACTCCTGCAAAGAAACTTCCGCTCAAGTATGTTTTAAAACCGCCATCGCACATTGTTAAGGGCAAAGACAATTCCGAGAATCCAAACCATAAAATGGAATTTTCTGCAGAAAATGCGGTTGGGAAGACATGTCTTTCTTCTGTGAAAAATGGTAGTCAGCCGTCAAATTATGGGCCTTATCCAGGACACTTGCAGCCAGCAACTATGGCTACTGGTAATAATATGGGTCCTTGGTCTTTCCATCAGTCACCTGGGCATCAATGGTTAATTCCTGTAGTGTCTCCCTCTGAAGGACTTATATACAAGCCCTATCCTGGACCTGGGTATATGGGAACAGTTTGTGGAGGAGCTGGACCTTTCAGCCCAGCTCCCTTGACAGGTAACTTTATGAATCCAGCCTATGGGGTTCCAGCTTCTCCTCATCATCAAGGAATCGGGAATcttcctggtactactccactCGGTCATTCTTACCTTCCTCTATATGGCATGCCTGTCATGAATCCAGCCATGTCAGGTTCAGCCGTTGAACAAGTGAGCCAATTTACTGGAACTGTTCCACATGATCAATCTCAGTTTTCCGGAGGTAGAACCAACTCTAACACGCCGCATCGAAGTTCATGCAATGTGCCAAACCAAAAACATGGAGCTATTTCACAAGTTGCAAAGTTTCAGGCATCCAAAGACAGTGAGTTGCAAGGAAGTACAGCAAGTAGTCCCTGTGAGAGATCGCGAGGTGTTGGGACAGGTTACTCTTCTGAGGGGAGAGATGCGCTTCCACTTTTTCCTAGGGATCCAGTCGTCCCAGAGGCAGCTTCTCAGCCTCGTGAAACCGCCGACCAACCAACACGTGTGATCAAAGTTGTGCCTCATAATCCTAGATCTGCAACTGAATCAGCAGCTCGAATTTTCCAATCTATacaagaagagagaaagcaGCACGACTCGGTTTAG
- the LOC132185131 gene encoding protein EARLY FLOWERING 3-like, whose amino-acid sequence MALREGELSVCSPKIPSNVAFFVCTKALDNILTVYTGSSYSREMCHPNRVLCDLVLDPTHVTLYSQQRVFAVQVFELHRLIKVQQLIAESPNLLLEDGTFLGKASLTVTPAKKLPLKYVLKPPSHIVKGKDNSENPNHKMEFSAENAVGKTCLSSVKNGSQPSNYGPYPGHLQPATMATGNNMGPWSFHQSPGHQWLIPVVSPSEGLIYKPYPGPGYMGTVCGGAGPFSPAPLTGNFMNPAYGVPASPHHQGIGNLPGTTPLGHSYLPLYGMPVMNPAMSGSVVEQVSQFTGTVAHDQSQFSGGRTNSNTPHPSSCNVPNQKHGAISQVAKFQASKDSELQGSTASSPCERSRGVGTGYSSEGRDALPLFPRDPVVPEAASQPRETADRPTRVIKVVPHNPRSATESAARIFQSIQEERKQHDSV is encoded by the exons ATGGCTTTGAGGGAGGGAGAACTCAGTGTGTGCAGTCCCAAGATCCCTTCTAATGTGGCATTTTTTGTGTGTACAAAGGCCCTTGATAACATTTTAACAGTGTATACTGGATCATCCTATAGCAGGGAGATGTGCCATCCTAATAGAG TATTGTGTGATTTAGTTCTTGATCCGACTCATGTTACTCTCTACAGTCAGCAAAGAGTGTTTGCAGTTCAAGTATTTGAGTTGCATAGACTGATAAAG GTCCAACAACTGATTGCTGAATCACCGAATCTTTTGCTTGAAGATGGTACTTTTCTGGGCAAAGCTTCATTGACGGTTACTCCTGCAAAGAAACTTCCGCTCAAGTATGTTTTAAAACCGCCATCGCACATTGTTAAGGGCAAAGACAATTCCGAGAATCCAAACCATAAAATGGAATTTTCTGCAGAAAATGCGGTTGGGAAGACATGTCTTTCTTCTGTGAAAAATGGTAGTCAGCCGTCAAATTATGGGCCTTATCCAGGACACTTGCAGCCAGCAACTATGGCTACTGGTAATAATATGGGTCCTTGGTCTTTCCATCAGTCACCTGGGCATCAATGGTTAATTCCTGTAGTGTCTCCCTCTGAAGGACTTATATACAAGCCCTATCCTGGACCTGGGTATATGGGAACAGTTTGTGGAGGAGCTGGACCTTTCAGCCCAGCTCCCTTGACAGGTAACTTTATGAATCCAGCCTATGGGGTTCCAGCTTCTCCTCATCATCAAGGAATCGGGAATcttcctggtactactccactCGGTCATTCTTACCTTCCTCTATATGGCATGCCTGTCATGAATCCAGCCATGTCAGGTTCAGTCGTTGAACAAGTGAGCCAATTTACTGGAACTGTTGCACATGATCAATCTCAGTTTTCCGGAGGTAGAACCAACTCTAACACGCCGCATCCAAGCTCATGCAATGTGCCAAACCAAAAACATGGAGCTATTTCACAAGTTGCAAAGTTTCAGGCATCCAAAGACAGTGAGTTGCAAGGAAGTACAGCAAGTAGTCCCTGTGAGAGATCGCGAGGTGTTGGGACAGGTTACTCTTCTGAGGGGAGAGATGCGCTTCCACTTTTTCCTAGGGATCCAGTCGTCCCAGAGGCAGCTTCTCAGCCTCGTGAAACCGCCGACCGACCAACACGTGTGATCAAAGTTGTGCCTCATAATCCTAGATCTGCAACTGAATCAGCAGCTCGAATTTTCCAATCTATacaagaagagagaaagcaGCACGACTCGGTTTAG